The Aedes albopictus strain Foshan chromosome 2, AalbF5, whole genome shotgun sequence region atgaattcggttcatcggtagaTAAGTCTATGGACTTATGGAGTTATCCACCGATGAATCAAAtttatcgcggtccgagaattttgacactagagcggggccattcccaatcagaatcgttcaattctgattggaaacggccccactctagtgtcaaaattctcggaccgcgatgaattcggttcatcggtggataagtccatgaaaagaaaaagtggttTTGACGTTTGGTTCATCCTAGGTGAACTACTTCCCCTGGCCTatgaacttatccaccgatgaaccgaattcatcgcggaccGAGAATTtttacactagagcggggtctgttccaatcagaatcgaccaattctgattggaaacggccccgctctagtgtcaaaattctcggaccgcgatgaattcggttcatcggtggataagtccatggacttatccaccgatgaaccgaattcatcgcggtccgagaattttgacactagagcggggccgttccaatcagaattggacgattctgattggaacagaccccgctctagtgtcaaaattctcggaccgcgatgaatttggttcatcggtggataagtccattctgATAAGAAACGGCCAGCtctggacttatccaccgatgaaccgaattcatcgcggtccgagaattttgacactagagcgggccgtttccaatcagaattggacgattctgattggaacagaccccgctctagtgtcaaaattctcggaccgcgatgaattcggttcatcggtggataagtcagtGTCAACATTCTCGGActgagtgaattcggttcatcggtgggtaAGTCCATAAGAAAAAGTGGGTTTTATTCATCCTAATTCATTTCAGATGAATCATTTTGTTTAGTTTTATAGGTTATCCAACTTTGACCCCCAAATTTCTTACCATCAATCCAACGGCGGTCAGCGAGATGTTCAGTTCCTGCGTTTGCGAACCAAATTTGGCAGCCGTATTGACGCACAGTGGCAAACATCGCCAAGGCATAACCGGCAGGAAGTCCGTGACGACCAGCTGAAGACACTGGAACGCAATCCGGATCAGAGCCTCCCCGTGGTGATCGTTGACGGCACCGATGATTCCCAGCACTAGGGGCCATCCATGCGATAGGGTTTCTCCGGCTCCGTTCAAAACCTGCAGAACACATTCCAACTGCCGTTGGCGAACGTCTCCGTGCGGAACCGAGGACAATTCCGAAAGTGGCCCCAGGAGAAGGGTTTGCAGCTTCAAGTTCTCCTTCAACGGTTTCTCGTATTTGTATTGTAAGGCTGCCTTGACCAGGTAGGTGATCGCCTCAACGCCCCATTCTCGCATCCGGATGTGAGGGTGTTGGCAGATTTCCAGGAGGTGATTCGTCAACGGACGCCACAGAACCTCAATCCGGTTGAGATTGACCAATCCGGTTTCCAGGAGTTTCGCCACGGCAAAAAGTGACGGCTCTCGGTTGTTGTACGCCAACTCCATGGCTTCGTGGGACAGCTTGCAGAGGGCGTCTATCAGATGATGAAGCGCCACATCATCTAGGTATTGACTGGATTCGAACAGTTGACTCAACATCTGGGACAGAACCGGAAGATCCGTCATGACTTGGGTTATGGAATTGGCGTCCGTTGGAGGTTTTTGAACCGCCTGTAGGCTGCCTCCGGTTGAAGGCTTCAATCCTAGGATCCAGGCCAGATGTTGCAACGTGGTCAGAACGATGTGCCACGaacttccaagaatacctccgtGGCAATGCGCCAGATGAAGCACAGATCTCATGCACTGGAGGTTTTTGATGGTCAACAGGACAGGGCCCTGGTGGGCCCCAACCGGAAGGGATGATGTTGGAAGAGGCGTTCCAACGGCGACCACCGGATgacgctgctgttgctgttgatcCGGTTCTCCGTACGATCCGAGAAACATGGTTCCCATGTCCTGACTGCCTGCTCGCGAATGAGACTTGAACTGGCTGCCCTGGTAGTTGACGTTCAGTACCGAGAGGGCATAGTGTGGCGGAAGTGACGCTCGGCAGAGGGCCGTGATGAAGGCATCCCGAGGAGTGTGGAGTTCCAAGAGGCCGCACAGGGCAGCGTAGTTCTGGATAGCTTTCAGGATGTTCTCCGTGGTTGATTCATCGGTTGCGGCGTCGATTAGGGGTCCCAAGGCAGACAGGAGACCCAACCAACTGGAGTAGATGAGCTGGATGTGCAGAGCCTTTTCGTCTTCGGTGACACGATTTTTGTAGGGCGTGGGATTCTCGTCGCCGATTTGGGAAGGTCCTTGAATGGAAAGTGAGATCGATCGGACAATGTCCAGAAGGCAAGCGTAGGCCACCGATATTCCGTATCCGTCGGGTATGGGAGGAGGTTCCATCTTATCCAGCATCTCCAGGAAGGTCGATTTGGATTGGCCAGTAGGGAACGTGACCACCAACGGAAGGAATACTCCTCGGAACAGGAATCCTGGctgaggagaaattcccggtcCTACTGGAAGGCCTCCGATCAGCGCTGCTGGTTGGCCTGGAGTTCCCCCAACGGCACTATTCAACAGCTGGCTGTTAACGAACAAACTCTGAACGTACGTTCCAAGCGAGTTAATAATGTCCTGGAAAATGTTAGTGGCATGATCTTTGAGATCGTAACATCGACAGAACGAGATCAGCAGTTCCGGTTGGATTGTCATTTTGTGAAGAACTTCCAGAGCCAGCGATCTCTGCCACGACGGCTTGTCCggatccaggaatttcacaatCAACGACAGAAATATCTCACATTCCGTCACCAGTAGACTGTGGTACTTCTGAATCAGAATCGAAACGACCCTCAGGAGTCTCATGCTAATCGGGAAGTACGGCTTGTCGTGAGGTGCCGTGGCTTGTGCGTTTTGCGGCGCCATTGTCCTGTATTTTATGTTAGGCGAAAACAACTTAATGACTAGGGCACAGACACGTTCCTTGAGCAGGAACGAGAATTCCGGGTTCTTGTAGAACACGGACGTATACTGAGTCAGAACCGATTCCAGCAGTTCCAGGCCGAATGTCCGTGTCATTTCAGTCATTCCGAGCAACCAGTACGGTTGATCTGCATTTACCAGCTGGACCAAATCTTGGAACAGGAGAAACGCATCCGCTGCGCATGGTCTTAGCCCCTTTGGAGCAACCCCAGTTGCCAACTTCAGCTCTTCCAAGTTaacttccctcttctcatcttGGTTGGCTTCCGCTTCCGCTTCCTCCCCAACCACCCTCTCGAACACAAGTGAAACCAGCTGCCGTACCGTTGCTCCAGCTGTGTTAATTGTTGTCGAATCCTTGGTAAAATGCAACCGGAAACACAGAACCAACGTTTTGGCCAGCGTTTCCCCGTGAACGACCGTGTTGGTCGTCAACAGCAGCGTAACACTTTGCAGGACCTTCACCTCCTCGGTTCCATTTTCCATCAGCATCCACAGCGTATCGGTTATGTAGCGGGCTCCCTTCTGGTCCACCACCTGCTGGGTGATCAACCGTTGCATCATCCCCAGGCAGAATTTGATGATTTTGACATCTTTCGATTCGCAGCCCTGCACCAGCGGGTACAGAATCTGGTTCACCACGTAGTAGACCGGTGTCTGTGGATTGGCCGCGGCCGTTTTTAGTTTTAGTATCGCCTCTTCGCATGACTGCGGGAGAGAAGAGAAGAGGGATAAATGGGTCAGTTTAGGTGTGTGCTATTGTGTGCTTGCAGTATGAACAAAAGAGGTAAATTAgcataccgtgaggtcgccattcaccgctcatttaacggcattttcgtaaagtatatgacactaaaaatcgacgtttgcgaatattgcactttaatttacgttaacaactcaacaattatgttgttattatagaaaaattataaaacgattgtaaaatatgtttacaaccgaaaaaataaaaattcaaatgtgttatctcttggctcctattaccgctcatgcatccattcaccgctcataatggatccattcaccgctaattggattattttttcatgggaACACggaaattatttatttataaaaacataataacttttatttaccaaagtattgatgattcgtgacgttcagttcatcctgttttgtctaaaatggaatctttaacgggttttacctgttggatatttctttcgctgtttgccctgaacagttcccatgttgtcatgcagcgcagtgtgagaaatattttttgagaacgtgatttcatgtacacccatataaaaacttggtcaaatgaattttttttattgtggcAGCATGTTGTATTCACTTTTGTTAcaatactttactaacatttgatcatttttgtatgattgacccaaaatgagcggtaaatggggcatgagcggtgaatggcgacctcacggtagatGGTCACGGTAAATTGGTATGCATATTACTTAGGTCAGTGGCGCTGCTGGTTTTGGCTTCATCGTGGTGATAGAGCAACAACACTGttcttttaaaatttcacatAAACAATATTCGTTCATTGCACGTTGCATTGTTGATTACGGAGTGTTTAAGTAGTATATGTAAATGTTCTATTTATAATAATAACTTACTAATTGATTGCACTTTATACAAGATCAAGGAAGACCCgttacgtgggtagatcacctttgaaCGGTTATgccgtaagatctaccacatcaagTTTCAATCTTTCTATTTTTCTGATGTGATTTCTGGATGTGTTTTTTGTaatgtttgtgttttgtttatGTGTTTCGACTTTTACTGCGAACGGTTTctgtatttattattttttcctcTTCAATTACGTGCTTGTCAAACTTTGATGGGTTGCCTCAAGCTTTCTGCCACTTCAATATCGAAATACAGATGGGTatgttatttatattttatttttgtatattattttttctcaggaatttcaagGTAATTTCATGGAGATAGTTTGGGTGTCCTGTATCTTCTGAAGTAAACGTTAAACTTTCCCAGCATTTCCTCgcgattgtaaggacgtggccagataTACAATGTGATGCTTGTTCGAACCAACTCTAACACGTAACAAAAGGTGTTAATCCAAAACGTTCTTTTAGCGACATTACGTGTTAGacttttcaaaacatatgaagctGAGTATTGTATAGTCACCCATCACCCACGGTaggtgagcgattccaagcaacagcatcaaaattaaggaaaatttttaattcatgattttctattgaactgaaactttgcacagtttttcagttccatctaaatcgccatttttcgatatcaaatttttatttagagccacgactaacttttcaaaagggtgtatgtgaaaatggttcaaaaatattcaaaaatatgcacaacaaaaacggattgttcgattgttatgaatttttcagcaaagttagatagccaaatggtgatttctaagaaaatatacactgtgaaaaaaaatctattttatcattgaaaaacatcatttttgtcacaaaaactcaaatatctcaaaaccctatctttttaccaacttgaattttttagggaaaacggtccattgtattagcaatctaccataaaaatttggtgatggtaaactaataaacaaaaaagttataacatttcaaaaatttcacaatttttacatttagtaaaaaaaattttctgtgtaaattatttcggccgggaatcgcgatttgatgctgattttattgttcagcaaagttagataactaaatggcgattcctaagaaaatatacactgtgaaaaaaatcttttttaacattaaaaaatatcatttttgtcacaaaaactcaaatatctcaaaaccctatctttttaccaacgtaattttttagagaaaacggtccattgtattagcaatctaccatgaaaataaacaaaaaagttatgacaattcaaacatttcacaattttcacatttagtaataatttttttttagtgtaaattatttcggccggaaattgaagtttgatgctgattttattgttaatggccttgcgtgagtaaaacaagttgtttttattatatattatatatacatacagGGTGATTGGTTCCGGACTTTACAAAATTTTAGGGCAGCTAGgtcttcaaaagttatgaaaaaatgcccaaggaacatagggtcggaaatcactgctaagtgagttattcacattttaattttttaaaattagtgCATTTTTGAAACCCAATATCTCAGGAATTAAAAGTCGTACATTAAGCATTaacgctcgaaacgaaagctaatgAACTCATCTTTCTTAGCTTCTTTGACGGAGATTTTGTAAAAACTACTTAAAAGGTTCaaattttaaaaagtttgcaaaaaGTGTCTAAAAAATCAGTCTTTTTTAgggtatttttgaaaatttttaaatgaataaataatttctgttaaaaaagttcttctacaaaacatgcaccaacttgttctctaaaaatgtttctttgacagcaaaactctatcttttgtagattagccaaaaattgattttaaaaataaCACTCCAAATTGCATAAacctcatgccaaaacaatggtcaacACCCTATCAGTTCGCGCGTTCGTGTGTTGTTGCTCCACAGCatgaggacgacggcagctgctggtgctgtcgtggcgaacagaaaacgagttcgctctttgtcgcgtcgcaTCTTCGCCTGCGCCAACTGCGGAagcattcgaggcggagtttggtatTACTAAATCGTGTgagcatactaagtgcgacgtgcactaAACTTATTTTTCGACGAAGCGAAAGCACCGATGAAAGTTTATTTACAAGAGCATACATTTAAACccctcgcactcgtagctctgctgcggtgctgttcagatggggggtctatgcgtgcggcaatttacaagattttttttgtttgacgaTGTAACTGCATCCTCTTGTGCATCCTTCTTCTATCTGACATCGCAcccccactgggacagagcctgtttctcagcttttaaagggaacattggggatttttaggagatattggggaggacaatgggaacttagaaatgattagggtcttcgggaaaaatgatgtctttgagaaatctgagcagcaagttggacattttaggagaagttttggatattttaggacaagttggggatttttaaggtacgttggggatttttaggagatattggggaggataatggaaacttagtaatcattagggtcttcgaggaaaatgatgtctttgagaaatcaaagcagcaagttggacatgttaggagaagttggggatattttaagagaagttggggatattttaggagaagttggggatttttaaggaacgttggggatttttaggagatattggggaggataatggaaacttagtaatcattagggtcttcgaggaaaatgatgtctttgagaaatcaaagcagcaagttggacatgttaggagaagttggggatattttaagagaagttggggatattttaggagaagttggggatttttaaggaacgttggggatttttaggagatattggggaggacaatgggaacttagaaatgattagggtcttcgggaaaaatgatgtctttgagaaatctgagcagcaagttggacattttaggagaagttttggatattttaggacaagttggggatttttaaggtacgttggggatttttaggagatattggggaggataatggaaatgttttttcattgggttcggccgcgagcgcgtcgtcgtcgtcttctatTTCACAGTGttcgtcttcgtacagggcaatttagtgtgtttttggaggcaacgtcgaaatgccgctttttcatttggttcggccgcgagcgcgtcgtcgtcgtcgtcgtcttctatTTCACAGTactcgtcttcgtacagggcaatttagtgtgtttttggaggcaacgtcgaaatgccgcattttcatttggttcggccgcgagcgcgtcgtcgtcgtcgtcgtctatttcacagtgctcgtcttcgtacagggcaatttagtgtgtttttggaggcaacgtcgaaatgccgctttttcatttggttcggccgcgagcgcgtcgtcgtcgtcgtcgtctatttcacagtgctcttcttcgtacagggcagtttagtgtgtttttggaggcaacgtcgaaatgccgctttgagtttttggaggcaaagtgtacatgacgcgttttcattcggatcgttcgtcgtcatcgtctatttgactgtgctcatcttcgtgattttggaggcaaagtgaagaggtcattttttttttcatttggggctgccgcgtcgtcgtcgtcgcagatttggctgtgctcatcttcgcttgtttagtgtgatttttgaggcaaagtgaaaaagccgctttttttttattcggaccggctgcgtcgtcgtcaatttgaatgtccacatcgtcgtaccctgtgtagttgtagcggttcagtgtgatttcggagaagaggccaattagtggaagatgctgtagcacatacgcactgggcacttcgaaggatgttaattggtgagctctttccattttatcataacaataataataataataataataataataataattaatgctaaaggatttatacaattctgctctggtttttgtgtatctatctaacaaatattgaaaagttcgtcacgtcatgtgtcggcgctagctccaaatgcacatttagttgataataaataatttcctttcattttttgcatgaacacatcaatttgaatggttcgtcatcttcggtgtcgacatttgtaatattttagtccaaatgaataaatgttttgactcaaataaaggttgcatgaatttctggaaaaagagagggtcggtaaaagatagacggcgaaccatgcggtaagatctttttgatttatttatcacgtgttattttgttaatacttgtgaattgatcgcgttcagcattgtctcgcgcggaaacgcaaactacagatgcgtcggtgtttagcattgtgttctccttagttgcgaatgaataacttatgtagggtgagttttgaaacacaaaagatcgcgttcgtcgtccaaggtttagaagggtttttcttcgcgagcgcattattaatcgcgaatcaaaacattacactcgtttaccacgacaaaatcctcaacacatctccatttcccctgtccaaactcctagtgatttctcgtagtaacgcagagaattcctcggttattggcctaagcgagaatcacgtcatcacttccttccctatcctcaattgacctgcattcggacgcggccggcgctggtattgcttattgaaaagtattgggattccagcatttacacaatgaagagaaagctaatcccaagcatcatctgttggttctttgtgtaaatgcagttgtccttgcaataacagaggagcaaccgcgggcggtcaatcatgctcatgctcatgctcatgctcatgatattggggaggataatggaaacttagtaatcattagggtcttcgaggaaaatgatgtctttgagaaatcaaagcagcaagttggacatgttaggagaagttggggatattttaggagaagttggggatattttaggagaagttggggatttttaaggaacgttggggatttttaggagattttagggaggataaaggaaacttagaaatgattagggtcttcgggaaaaatgatgtctttgagaaatctaagcagcaagttggacattttaggagaagttggggatattttagaagaagttggggatttttaaggaacgttggggatttttaggagatattggggaggacaatggaaactaagaaatgattagggtcttcgggaaaaatgatgtctttgagaaatctaagcagcaagttggacattttaggagaagttttggatattttaggacaagttggggatttttaaggtacgttggggatttttaggagatattggggaggataatggaaacttagtaatcattagggtcttcgaggaaaatgatgtctttgagaaatcaaagcagcaagttggacatgttaggagaagttggggatattttaggagaagttggggatattttaggagaagttggggatttttaggagatgttggggaggacaatggaaactaagaaatgattagggtcttcgggaaaaatgatgtctttgagaaatctaagcagcaagttggacatttaaggagaagttggggatttttaaggaacgttggggatttttaggagatattggggaggacaatgggaacttagaaattattagggtcttcgggaaaaatgatgtctttgagaaatctgagcagcaagttggacattttaggagaagttttggatattttaggagaagttggggatttttaaggaacgttggggatttttaggagatattggggaggacaatgggaactaagaaattattagggtcttcgggaaaaatgatgtcttcgagaaatctgagcagcaagttggacattttaggagaagttttggatattttaggagaagttggggatttttaaggaacgttggggatttttaggagatattggggaggacaatgggaactaagaaat contains the following coding sequences:
- the LOC109412678 gene encoding protein MON2 homolog, with translation MSFVSGTTDTEAAQKFLEVLQNDFRNLSLETKKKYPQIKESCEEAILKLKTAAANPQTPVYYVVNQILYPLVQGCESKDVKIIKFCLGMMQRLITQQVVDQKGARYITDTLWMLMENGTEEVKVLQSVTLLLTTNTVVHGETLAKTLVLCFRLHFTKDSTTINTAGATVRQLVSLVFERVVGEEAEAEANQDEKREVNLEELKLATGVAPKGLRPCAADAFLLFQDLVQLVNADQPYWLLGMTEMTRTFGLELLESVLTQYTSVFYKNPEFSFLLKERVCALVIKLFSPNIKYRTMAPQNAQATAPHDKPYFPISMRLLRVVSILIQKYHSLLVTECEIFLSLIVKFLDPDKPSWQRSLALEVLHKMTIQPELLISFCRCYDLKDHATNIFQDIINSLGTYVQSLFVNSQLLNSAVGGTPGQPAALIGGLPVGPGISPQPGFLFRGVFLPLVVTFPTGQSKSTFLEMLDKMEPPPIPDGYGISVAYACLLDIVRSISLSIQGPSQIGDENPTPYKNRVTEDEKALHIQLIYSSWLGLLSALGPLIDAATDESTTENILKAIQNYAALCGLLELHTPRDAFITALCRASLPPHYALSVLNVNYQGSQFKSHSRAGSQDMGTMFLGSYGEPDQQQQQRHPVVAVGTPLPTSSLPVGAHQGPVLLTIKNLQCMRSVLHLAHCHGGILGSSWHIVLTTLQHLAWILGLKPSTGGSLQAVQKPPTDANSITQVMTDLPVLSQMLSQLFESSQYLDDVALHHLIDALCKLSHEAMELAYNNREPSLFAVAKLLETGLVNLNRIEVLWRPLTNHLLEICQHPHIRMREWGVEAITYLVKAALQYKYEKPLKENLKLQTLLLGPLSELSSVPHGDVRQRQLECVLQVLNGAGETLSHGWPLVLGIIGAVNDHHGEALIRIAFQCLQLVVTDFLPVMPWRCLPLCVNTAAKFGSQTQELNISLTAVGLMWNISDYFNQNQEKLSQTVCDDTSVLPDFPGTLNMPHFDRLWMCLYARLGDLCVDPRPAVRKSAGQTLFSTISAHGNLLNPPTWQAVLWQVLFPLLDKVRALSSCASSEKVDTSGNILIHHSRNTAQKQWAETQVLTLSGVSRVFNTKRALLQMLGDFPRAWALLLEFIENSALSKSNEVSLAALKSFQEILYNRPTSCPADADAIAKTPTEKSAAEEIDIWNVAWRVWLNIGAESTKPPSLASVDGHDKNGEEIYIPSQAFLTALVQIFPALFQHIRNRFSNKDLTQLCTVLMNAVAVPVHSDSTPYIMSTISDSQLTPLHDGVLDCMELLQKEAIGAKEGTTGGNGLKHMISAIFKQLLSFSKFACVPPSFDRIETRPVKSTRSGSGVVAHQMPAANGAVEWVSMNYIPFGEKALTVAVKLYQQTASHDAVVEGQILHEIIKALHLPLSLKYKCMSASTWKLAISSLMTVLHTGLPVARKHPKYFAAMWKDLSDTLDQFLFPKSVCVVEDRGLDELVLDETIDCQVIELIRDEILPYSHEIPQQFILDAVVLLNKGSIHSATTGSTPFAGCETELKLREEFAKTCFETLLQFSLLDDGMVGMVAAAAAEDGHNKMNNNSSGKEPAAGAATGGSSEGGIAGRLAITALLHRFEEVLRKFNDDERLSGKFPLPRYRLSEISFVLKAVATLVISMKKAPPAKVGTTAWEQLIGLYPYLVECTTTSSAEVSRSLREALLQYCDLLRPPASAIPTTSTTTASRMENNNELANTNGISHC